In Ornithodoros turicata isolate Travis chromosome 1, ASM3712646v1, whole genome shotgun sequence, the DNA window aggagtacGGCTttgaagaaatccaccacccaccctacagtccagacttggcaccgagtgactacttcctgttctcaaacttgaagaggggtCTCAGAGGacagagatttcaaaacgatagtgaggtgcaagaggcagttttccagcattttgcggacaaaacttcggactattttttcaagggtataagaatgctggttgaaaggtgtcgaAAGTGCATcaaagttaagggtgactatgttgaaaagtgatacacttgtttcgtctctacgactattaaaagttggtcgggccggaaacttatggaaccaccctcgtacaccCGAAGGTAGCTCAGCGTGGTTGCGCACTATTATCATGGGTTTTCATTCTACGAAGATCTTGTCATGTCACTACATTACGATGTCTGTTAGGGGCTGTGGCATTAGTTCAGCATTAATCAGCCAGATGGGATagtctcagttgtctcgcgacgtgaacCCCCAATTATAATATAAGATGTGCTAGTACAGTCGAACCCGCATATATCGAACTCGAAGGGGATCGGCAAATAATTCGATATATGGATATATAAAGCGTTCGTATTTTAACAGACATTCGCGTGTGCCATATTAATTACCATTTAATTGGGATAGTATGAAACAGGAGCTTACCGATCTGCATGAACGAGAACAGAAACTGCACAAACAAAGCGGGCAACAAGACAGTTAACAACATTTATTTGGGACGAAAGAACTCCGTGAGTTGGGCTTGTCTCTTGTTGCGAGCCATGAAGTCCATTACACTATTTTCGATCTTCTCGAGGCTTCCTAAATGAGAAAGTCCAGCTCCTTCTATTGCCCCGCAGCAGCGACGAATGGTAGCGAAAGCCGAAGCGATCTCGGTGGCTGTGGGCATGACATCGTCGCTGTTAACACCTCCCAGTGAGCCTTCATCGCCGCTTGAATCGCCGTCGTCACCAGCAACGTGCGCTATGTCCGCATCCGTCATCTCTGCCACAACGTGCACATTGTCGTCGGAGCTTACAAAATCATGTGCCGTCAGATCAGTGGGAACGGCTTCTGGGAACTCTGCGACCTTTCGAAGCTCGTCGTCAAGAGCGTACTCGAAGTCGTCATCGTCCAAGGCATCCGCACACGCCTCGTCTGCAACTGCTACGAAGCCCGCCTTGCGAAAGCAGTTAGCTACTGTTTCACGCTTGACGTCATTCCAGGCACCGGTCATCATTTGTATGGCACCCAGCAGGTCGATCTTGAGGTCCACACCCATTCGAAGATTAATCAGGAGGCGCTGAAGCAGACGCCTCCGGTAGCCTACCTTGAATGCCTTTATGATACCCTGATCAAGGAACTGAACaagcgcagaaagttgggctagttggtgagacagcatactgcagatgttgggacgcggaagacagggactgaaggaagcacacaaacacaagcgtcaTGTGTCACACAGAGACATGTGTCAAACACAAGCGTCACACAagacgcttgtgtttgtgtgcttccttcagtccctgtcttccgcgtcccaacatctgcagtatcCTGATCAAGGGACTGAAGCCTTGACGTCGTATTGGGCGGGAGAAACCTCACTTCAATGTTCTGCAGCTTGCATGTCGTGTGGTGCGCCGAGCAATTGTCCAGGAGGAGGCAAACGCGACGATTAGACCTGCCCAACTCGCTGTCCCATGCTTGTAGCCACTCCGAAAACAGTTGCCGCGTCATCCATGCTTTAGTGTTGAACCCGTATTGGACGGGAAGGCTTCTGCAGTTTTTGAAGCATCGTGGAGCCTTGCTTTTTCCAATCACGAACGGGCGGAGTTTGCAAGACCCGTCCATGTTCGCTGCTAAAAGGATAGTCACACGAACCTTGCTGAGTTTCCCTCTATGACATGTGCTTCCACGAATGTCGAGAGTCTTATTGGGAAGCATTTGCCAAAACAGACCAGTCTCGTCCGCGTTAAAAATCTCCGCAGGTGAGAACTTTGCGGCAATTTCCGGCCACTGGTCCGACAGCTATTTCTCCGTCTCCTGGGCGTTCACAGCTTCGCTTTCGCCTGAAATGGTCCTTCCGACTATCCCGTAGCGATCCTTGAATCTTTGTAACCACCCCGTACCGCCATTGAAGTTCTCGTCGTGAAAGGCCACTGCGAAGCACTTGGCTTTTTCAATCAGCGTTGGTCCATCTACGGGAAGGTTCCTGGCCCGGATATCAAGGAACCATGCATACAGCGCCTTCTCGATCCTTTCAAACGCCGGCGTCCTCAAGCGGCATGCTCCCGTGCGAGATTGTCCTGCTGGTCCTGCTGCTTTCATTCTGATGTCCGCCTTGTTCCGAAGAAGCGTACTCAGCGTGCTCTGTGGGATGCCGAATGCTTCTGCTACCGAAGACATCTTTTCTCCATTCTCAACACGTCGGATGATGTCGAGCTTGGT includes these proteins:
- the LOC135382752 gene encoding tigger transposable element-derived protein 4-like, with product MLSHQLAQLSALVQFLDQGIIKAFKVGYRRRLLQRLLINLRMGVDLKIDLLGAIQMMTGAWNDVKRETVANCFRKAGFVAVADEACADALDDDDFEYALDDELRKVAEFPEAVPTDLTAHDFVSSDDNVHVVAEMTDADIAHVAGDDGDSSGDEGSLGGVNSDDVMPTATEIASAFATIRRCCGAIEGAGLSHLGSLEKIENSVMDFMARNKRQAQLTEFFRPK